TCAGCTAAATAGTGGATCATAGCTAACTAGACATACAATAAGAAAAAGTAACTTTTTATAGCAAGTTTGATAAATGTGAGAGTAGAGTAATTACATACTCCTTCCTTCTGTCCAAGTTTACAGTCCAGTTTAGAAAATCAATGGATAATATACCTTTTTTACCCTTCTTATTAAGTGCTcactacttatttttaatttatttttcaacaTATAATAAATAGGGAGATATAGTAAAATTATCATGCTATTTATTGTTTCATAAAGGGTGTCAAGtcaatagtggacaagtaaactTAGACGAAGGGAGTACTACTAACCAACTGcattaaaattatttatattgtcAGTACATACATAACTCTAAGCTCATGTTTTAATTAAAGTTTGGTTGATTGATAAGCAGTGTGAGAGTATAGATGCAGTGGAAAAGAAGCTGACAGAAATGGGGATAGAGTACGTTAGACAGCTAGTGGAAGAAGGTGGAATATACGTAGATCAACTCTTTTTCCACGATCCAGATGATTTTATGGTTGAAATTTGCAACTGTGACAAATTGCCTGTGATTCCATTGGTTGGGGAAATGGCTAGATCTTGCTCCAGAGTTAATCTTCATCAACCTCAGCCAACACAGCAACAACCCATAGTACATGTCCAAGTCCAACCTTTACTTAAACTAGATTAATTAATGTTTCTAGAATCTTAGTTAAGAGTCTTGATTATGTATTTCTCCCAGTTTAAGAATTAGTTGGCTACTTAGAATGTTTGTTAGAATTTATGTTTTTGGTTAATTGGTACTAGCTTGTAATAAAGTCAATTTGGCAATTGTACCCGAATGGTCAAATGGATGATAACTCAATTCGAtaactctttttttatttatttattaataatatgtgAAATTTAATGTCCGACTAATTCGAAATTGTATCAATGTGCCACCTCATGTTACGTGAAAAATTCCAAATTCCATACAACTTACTTATAGTCTTATTATGTTCCAAAGAAGGAAAGCCATAAATGGCAAGAAGTTACAGATCTTCAAACTTCCATACACAGTCAGACTTCTCTATAACATCTcaatataacaacacttcactataaaagtcaagcttTCCCGAaactaattttcatgttatgttataatatatattctctataacagcacttcgctataatatccaaaaatattcggaacaaacgagtTTGTTACACTACTAAAACAAATGGGGAAAATCGATCGCCAAAACCGACCGATGTTGGTCGGTAATTGGAAAAAATCGACCGAAAACCGACCGATTCGTGACGGTCGGTAGTCGGAACGTCGGTAGAGCTAATTGAccgactttggtcggtattttcagaccgatttcggtcggtcaattaaattcaaaaaaacaaaattgCCGAAAAAACAGATGGTCTGTTTTTTCCGACCAACgtcggtcggtattttaattatgtaattaaaaaataaatcatctggcaatcgaaccggggtctgtactgtggcaagATACTATTCTatcactagaccattggtgcattttgttttaagactgtcttttattttatttatactctttaattatattttcgcacgaaaataactaACCCATgtcggtcggttttattaaaaaataaaattaccgaccgaattcggttggttttttaaaatgacctgCCGAATTAACTGACCGATTTCaatcatttttttaatattaattttaatttattttaaataaaaaaccgaccaaagttggtcagtttcgtaaaacaaaaattaaaaaataaaatatttggaaaAACCGATCGACTTCGGTCTGTTTTTTGGCCTGTTTTTTGGCCAATCAAAATCAGTCGGTCGACCGCGGTCGATTTTTGCCGAATTTTTAGTagtgttatagagaggtttgaccgTAGTACCTAACAATACATGAAATGAACCTGAGCCGGGTGTGGCTTAATTTGAACGGGATAGAGGAGTTGAGTTAATAAATGGATGAGTCACAGATAAACggccaaaaatgcatattttccGGTGTACTTTCATCTCATAACTTGTATGGTTATGGTAGGTTACATGAGTTTTTATAGTGAATTATGCTCATTACGTGCATTGTTTTGTGTAGGAGCAAGTTGGGCGAAAAGTGAGCAAAAGAAGTTCATTAGGGgccaaaagacaaaagaagaactTTGCTCGTTTATTATCGCATGCACACGAGAAAGTGAACGAGCTAGCTGAGGAAAATCTTGAGAAAACAACAGCGGATTATGGCAAAAAGGCATGGAAGTGCACGAGAGAcctagaaagaaaagaaaaagagaagcacTTCGCTCGTTCACTCTCGCGTGAGCACGAGAGAGTGAACAAGCTAACCTAAAAAGGTTGTTCCGAAGTGGGCTTGTATTATTTCGCCCCATGCAAACCCTATCACATATAAATAGTCCTTAAACTCACTTTTGAAGGGGTATTGAACGTTTTTAGAGAGGATTATCGACTGAAGGAGGCAaaaacacactaggagcaaggcggagaatatTTCTACGAGTTTTTcgctttcttcttcctattttcattattggttatcaattctagtattgtagttttgtaTACTATTAcgaataactaatttgttatctaggttttgatggaaccttttgtaggatgaattctCATTACGTGTTTATACAATTGagtcgttggatttctctacttgttcaactaagtgtttattgttgttgattgaatgaccatcaattaactgtgcctatttagtgtgtattgcttggaaaagggtacatatttaggtagttgttgaacaatatcACACCTAatgtatgtgagaaatcaatacggagggtttaaaggtgggattggaataacaaaaccttggtgccatcttagtgagcggtgaattagtgccagctagtGTAGTTCAGAAGCATATATCTAGTAAATTATTATAGTTGCACGTAAGAGAATTATGACATCCGAAATACTGACGAttagtagagaatacttaggcgaaattatagaaaacATAGCGGGAAaaattccgacaattggggaaatcataactccagacctccttagtcttgttAATTGATAATTTTACTACTTTTTGTATTCGTTAATTACTTGGtttgaaataaaaattacaatctttataactagaaattttttttaacttgtattTCTTAGCAATGCTGAACtattgtagctaagccttagttctctgtgggattcgacacCGGAATTTTAGATCGGATTATATTGCAGCGACCGTTTATCCTTTTTGGACTAGAGTTGGGCGCGATCAAATTTTGGTGTTGTtgtcggggaactaacggtgtagctgaTTGTGTACATATTGCTATGGTTTAAagtttgaacttttttttttattttcttgtatttgatttttttaaaattttgtttcaCTTGTTAATGTGAGAAATgtggtgtcatgacccaaaccgatgggctgtgacgagtgcccgagtgcTACCTATCGAATACTCATAAGCATATGTCTAAGATACAAACAtaaaataagtgtaggtcatgcctaacgtctggaaataaactactgattcatatgaacaacatacgtgggaaaatattcccaaaagacatacatacatacatacatacatacatacatacatatatatactggGTCCCGTCATAACCATATGTAtataaacgtatcgtaccaaaacaTGACtttctacagacctctaacagagtgtacaactatataaaggacgggactaggccccgtcatacccataggTATACAAAGgtatcgtaccaaaactcaatagtagctccggatcaaatggagcacaccaactgtCGCTAAGCAAGGATCCTAAAATGGGAGACCGTCAACCTGtctacctgcgggcatgaaaagTAGGCCCTCGGGCAATAGgagcgtcagtacgaataatgtaccgagtatgtaaggcataaaaattagtatataacagacatgaaagaaacatggagtaaatgacaCAACTTGTGAGTCTGAATAGATCTGTGAAtcttgaaacatttataatgtcatgcatatgcgtataaatgtgatatcatgcataggtatatgcgtacataacatcatcaagactctgagggcatcctatcatatcatctcagcctctgtgggtgaaatcataaatgtataccagttgatcaggtggtggtgcatatataacgccataacatttCCTCATACCCCATATGCATATACTATACgtatatataacgtcatctggtcatgggtcagtatacatgtataaatggatgcAATTCATAATAAAGTAagtcaataatatctctcggaatgtcatgatACCCATGAACAGACAATATGAAAGTAGGACATACGGGGAATCCAGAACATAggaacccctagtacttctatgaatagagtcatttatgaaagttcagcatttgcacgtttcgattgtatcatatggatcatgctagaaggaaagaatggatagaattaacatacctcaagtcgtcaatgcaactcaacaacaagcttatgacaactagcgcgccaaccctataataaagaaatacgtgtacaacttagatgtcggtggtatatcacgtatctcaaatgataatacgattctaaaataaaacgggcagcatttccccttatttcactgctccctcaagcctactataggcgatatacaaacacaatacaatcagcaactcaaaaacaacccaactacaattcgggaccttcaatacaacaaaatccccaaatataccataacatacccaatcaataagttatcaattagtttgaaattgcaacgacgagcgaccagcctactaccctaccacatgtggaaTTTCTCCATGCCCTTAATCCTTCAAAACTCCATAAATCATCAGCACAATCGGCCAACATGAGTGGACTACAAatcagtccactaaaagtgaaataaatcgaactcatggcttccgatcaccgtcccgtaagttctaaatattaggaaaccAATTTATCAACCttacttgatatttaaacacttaaataaagaaattatatgtttcttaactatgaagtaccttacaAAACTCgaactacaaagaaaaaagagagacagtctaatgatacttacgtcgtagggatcgttctgatgttatcgcttctcgatttcgtacccgggatatTAGTATTCTTTGAAAAACTATTAGAGAGCTTAGGGATAGGTTTTATGGTATTCTCTGGTCGGGTTCCATGTTGTTCTCTGGACGGGTTCCATGTAAACATGAAGAGAGAGATGAGTTAAGacctatatatcaacttttgaaaagtcaaagaggtgcttgtttggcaccctctcattggcccatcttccgacgcttatatctttttatttggatgtcgtatgaacgaacggttaagtgagttggaaactaaattccaagaccttccattttgtatataatatgttccaaaaatacctcatatagaatacgaaatttatttctcaaaaagctctgttacaaggcaaattcttagtcggtttttccgcaacttaaatccgatttttctcaaactttatattttctatccaaacatcatatatagtcatattatgactttaaaaatatttaaatcatgattaacaagtctcatattcattatacgtcaccttgggacgcacagggtgtaacaatcttccccctttagaaacattcgtcctcgaatgtttaactcctagagatctatagaaatttttggcagagtctcctctatAACGGTTCTACTACCAACCTGTCAGACAGAAAATCCAAAAACACAAAGCCACACAgtgccacaatcatcaataacaccaatggcctcacatgaccaatgacaataactaacataagaa
This DNA window, taken from Nicotiana tabacum cultivar K326 chromosome 15, ASM71507v2, whole genome shotgun sequence, encodes the following:
- the LOC107765675 gene encoding glyoxylase I 4-like; the protein is MKGNTGNPLALTSLNHISLVCRSVEESIDFYKYVLGFVPVRRPGSFNFNGAWLFGHGIGIHLLQSEDPEKLPKKTEINPKDNHISFQCESIDAVEKKLTEMGIEYVRQLVEEGGIYVDQLFFHDPDDFMVEICNCDKLPVIPLVGEMARSCSRVNLHQPQPTQQQPIVHVQVQPLLKLD